One Chloroflexota bacterium genomic window carries:
- a CDS encoding rod shape-determining protein codes for MALLSKDIGIDLGTVNVLCYENGEIVLHEPSIVAIQVDEQKIVAVGQEAKEMQGRAPESIEVMRPLRDGVIADYEVTERMLYYFIQKICGPFRLFKPRVMVSVPYGVTSVESRAVYQAALQAGSREVYLVQEPLAAALGAGLPVGTPTGNMIVDLGGGASEAAVIAVNGIVVANSARIGGMKLDEAITSYIRKKYGLVIGEPTAEDVKIRIGAAVPVDEELTMEVQGRDQVTGLPRAVTISTSEVVEAMTEPLGSIIGMVKAVLEKTPPELVSDTIDRGMVVCGGGALLRGIDKLLTKETGVPAYLADNPLACVAIGCGKALESYDLFKPNLPRV; via the coding sequence ATGGCGCTTCTCTCTAAAGATATTGGCATTGACCTGGGCACGGTCAATGTGTTGTGCTACGAAAACGGCGAGATCGTTTTACACGAGCCGTCTATTGTGGCGATCCAGGTGGACGAACAGAAGATCGTCGCCGTGGGGCAGGAGGCCAAAGAAATGCAGGGCCGCGCCCCCGAGTCGATTGAAGTCATGAGGCCGCTTCGCGACGGCGTTATTGCCGATTACGAAGTGACCGAACGCATGCTCTACTACTTCATCCAGAAAATATGCGGCCCGTTTCGCCTCTTCAAGCCGCGGGTGATGGTGAGCGTGCCTTATGGCGTGACCAGTGTTGAAAGCCGGGCGGTGTACCAGGCGGCCCTGCAGGCCGGGAGCCGTGAAGTCTATTTGGTTCAAGAGCCGCTGGCCGCCGCGCTCGGGGCCGGCCTGCCGGTGGGAACGCCGACCGGCAACATGATCGTTGATCTCGGCGGCGGGGCCAGCGAGGCGGCGGTGATTGCCGTCAACGGCATTGTCGTCGCCAACTCGGCCCGGATCGGCGGCATGAAACTTGACGAAGCCATCACTAGCTACATTCGCAAGAAATATGGCCTGGTCATCGGCGAGCCGACGGCAGAAGATGTGAAGATCAGAATCGGTGCGGCAGTGCCGGTGGACGAAGAGTTGACGATGGAAGTGCAGGGCCGGGATCAGGTGACGGGTTTGCCCCGGGCGGTGACGATTAGCACCAGTGAAGTGGTGGAGGCCATGACTGAGCCACTTGGTTCTATTATTGGCATGGTCAAAGCAGTGCTGGAGAAGACACCGCCGGAACTGGTTTCCGACACCATTGATCGGGGAATGGTCGTGTGCGGGGGTGGGGCGCTCTTGCGCGGGATTGATAAGTTGTTGACTAAAGAAACGGGTGTGCCAGCCTATTTGGCCGACAACCCGCTGGCTTGCGTGGCCATTGGATGTGGCAAGGCGCTTGAGAGCTACGACCTTTTCAAGCCAAACTTGCCGAGAGTTTAG
- a CDS encoding F0F1 ATP synthase subunit epsilon, with protein MPIHCDIVTQERIVFSDEVDMVVAPGIDGVLGVLPHHAPLLTTLKQGELLVRKGGQEYPFAIGGGILEVTPSKVTVLADSAEHADEIDTARAEAARKRAEELLAQGLPPGSDRFAEIENALRRSNIRLKVGQKKRRSGSPPMMG; from the coding sequence ATGCCAATCCATTGCGACATTGTGACTCAGGAACGCATCGTCTTCTCCGACGAAGTGGATATGGTGGTTGCGCCAGGGATTGACGGGGTGCTGGGTGTTCTGCCCCACCACGCGCCCTTGCTCACCACTTTGAAGCAGGGCGAACTGCTTGTTCGCAAAGGCGGGCAGGAATATCCATTCGCCATCGGCGGCGGCATTTTGGAGGTGACCCCCAGTAAGGTGACGGTGCTGGCCGACTCGGCTGAACACGCCGACGAGATTGACACTGCGCGCGCTGAGGCCGCCCGCAAGCGGGCCGAAGAACTGCTGGCCCAGGGCCTGCCGCCCGGCTCCGACCGCTTTGCCGAGATCGAGAATGCCCTCCGGCGCTCGAATATCCGCTTGAAGGTGGGCCAGAAGAAACGTCGTTCAGGCTCGCCACCGATGATGGGTTAG